The Henckelia pumila isolate YLH828 chromosome 2, ASM3356847v2, whole genome shotgun sequence genome includes a window with the following:
- the LOC140882304 gene encoding AAA-ATPase At3g50940-like, translating to MFSKMELPSTKTMVSTAASVAATAMLVRSMATDVVPPELSQYFVTKFHNFFARFSNDITITIEEFDGIEKNHLFTAAEIYLGTRINPSTKRFKASIPEKEQNIQVSMGGNEDLIDTFRGFRLKWRVVHQQNQTRRARYDDYHPTMQVEFKFLELTFHKKHKNEVLDEYLPYVVERSKVAKQEKRTLKLHTLKSDGFHHYPPITPWQSVNLDHPATLETLAMDDDMKNMIIDDLERFVKRKEFYRKVGKAWKRGYLLFGPPGTGKSSLIAAIANYLKFDVYDLELADLRSNSDLRRLLLWTANRSILVVEDIDASIDLSERKTMQPERRFSHHDQLQEPKITLSGLLNFTDGLWSSCGDERIIIFTTNHIDKLDAALLRPGRMDVHIHMSYCTPRGFKMLATNYLGDVDHPLLSGAEGLIGETKVTPAEVAEQLLKCDDPDVALHGLIEFLEHKKESDKLKKESLEETKKEVIQILEENEVVETYQGQNGLKVLTKMTPANAKDQVLKNDETMKALKVLIGLLGGENGIKDVKDSDSGFRSSEVVSVPESGKGDEANAE from the exons ATGTTTTCGAAGATGGAATTACCTTCGACAAAAACAATGGTCTCAACGGCTGCCTCGGTGGCGGCCACCGCCATGTTAGTCCGATCAATGGCCACAGACGTCGTGCCGCCGGAGCTCAGCCAGTATTTCGTCACCAAATTCCACAACTTCTTCGCCAGATTCAGCAATGACATCACCATAACCATCGAGGAATTCGACGGCATAGAGAAAAACCACCTTTTCACCGCCGCAGAAATCTACTTGGGCACCAGAATCAACCCCTCCACCAAGAGATTCAAAGCATCGATCCCTGAGAAAGAGCAGAACATCCAAGTTTCAATGGGAGGTAACGAAGATCTGATCGACACGTTTCGCGGGTTCCGGCTGAAATGGAGAGTAGTCCATCAGCAAAATCAAACTCGTCGCGCTCGGTACGATGACTATCATCCCACCATGCAAGTTGAATTCAAATTCTTGGAGTTGACCTTTCACAAGAAGCACAAAAACGAGGTTCTTGATGAGTACTTGCCTTATGTTGTGGAAAGATCCAAAGttgcaaaacaagaaaaaagGACCCTGAAACTGCACACTTTGAAAAGTGACGGGTTTCATCATTACCCACCTATAACTCCATGGCAATCTGTGAATCTTGATCATCCAGCAACTTTGGAAACTCTAGCAATGGATGATGATATGAAGAACATGATAATTGATGATCTTGAAAGGTTTGTGAAGAGGAAAGAATTTTACAGGAAAGTTGGGAAGGCATGGAAAAGAGGGTACTTGTTGTTCGGGCCTCCGGGGACTGGAAAATCGAGCTTGATTGCTGCAATTGCCAATTATCTGAAATTTGATGTTTATGACTTGGAACTGGCTGATCTAAGGTCCAATTCGGATCTTAGGAGATTGCTGCTTTGGACTGCTAATCGATCCATACTAGTCGTGGAGGATATCGATGCATCAATCGATCTGTCCGAAAGGAAAACGATGCAGCCTGAAAGAAGATTTTCTCATCATGATCAACTTCAAGAACCAAAG ATTACCTTGTCAGGATTGCTGAATTTCACAGATGGATTGTGGTCGAGCTGTGGAGATGAAAGGATCATCATATTCACCACGAACCACATAGACAAGCTAGACGCTGCCCTGTTACGCCCTGGACGTATGGACGTGCACATCCACATGTCATACTGCACGCCTCGCGGCTTCAAAATGCTTGCCACCAACTATCTTGGAGACGTGGATCACCCCCTGTTATCAGGGGCAGAGGGATTGATAGGGGAAACCAAAGTGACTCCAGCCGAAGTCGCGGAGCAGTTGTTGAAGTGCGACGACCCTGACGTTGCCCTCCATGGCTTGATTGAGTTCCTAGAGCACAAGAAAGAAAGTGACAAACTTAAAAAGGAAAGTCTTGAAGAGACTAAGAAAGAAGTTATACAAATACTGGAGGAAAATGAAGTGGTGGAGACTTACCAAGGCCAAAATGGGCTCAAAGTGCTGACAAAGATGACTCCTGCAAATGCGAAGGATCAAGTGCTGAAGAACGATGAAACCATGAAAGCTTTGAAGGTTTTGATTGGACTTCTTGGAGGTGAAAATGGGATCAAGGATGTGAAAGATTCTGATTCGGGTTTTCGTTCATCTGAAGTAGTCTCTGTGCCAGAATCCGGGAAAGGAGATGAGGCTAATGCCGAGTGA
- the LOC140882014 gene encoding uncharacterized protein — protein MGAACCVAAKVVTRTDGPASVTESNGTVTNGSPNQHLWRQVRHSPSWSFRWDNRGRVTGEEASTMCSQDGGCKNDKQEVKNVRTGGTAFASDEGSTLKSSQSLACQAPTVSKEKADQSISQKPVESKGSTEFPSAPSVSCPPTMLLSSQSHLHPPISTPSRCYHDSPEHDLSQEVSDTRIPECKQQAFSISEEMPSPQPSPLANESTRGSSDGSSDSVSIPASSELMKSRRERWSFDSETSSFGLEKVTRSSGRNSKFPSFDLQTCGICARLLTERSAWGWNNQKLISTNELTVVSVLTCEHVYHAECLDCMTPEIHKFDPICPVCTLGEKQTLKIFENALKTSLELKAQKLSRKCLAGSSPKRDVMRAYNKSSGAEGRFLKTSSSTNMRSSLGKSFFSRHFSFGSKGGISLSENDSPKIKGSFWSRSSKN, from the exons ATGGGAGCTGCTTGTTGTGTTGCTGCAAAGGTTGTAACTAGAACCGATGGACCTGCCAGTGTCACAGAAAGTAATGGAACTGTAACAAATGGATCACCTAATCAACATTTATGGAGGCAGGTCCGCCATTCACCGTCGTGGAGTTTCCGATGGGATAATCGTGGACGAGTAACCGGGGAAGAAGCATCTACAATGTGCTCCCAAGATGGAGGTTGTAAGAATGACAAACAGGAAGTAAAAAATGTTAGGACTGGTGGAACTGCATTTGCTTCTGATGAGGGTAGTACATTAAAGAGTTCCCAGTCACTTGCATGCCAAGCTCCAACTGTTTCTAAAGAAAAAGCTG ATCAATCGATCTCACAGAAGCCAGTAGAG TCGAAGGGGTCAACAGAATTCCCTTCAGCACCTTCAGTTTCATGTCCACCAACAATGTTGCTGTCTTCCCAAAGTCATCTGCATCCTCCAATCTCTACTCCTTCAAGGTGTTATCACGATTCTCCAGAACATGACTTGTCACAAGAAGTTTCTGATACACGGATTCCAGAATGCAAGCAACAAGCATTCTCAATTTCTGAAGAGATGCCTTCACCTCAGCCTTCACCTTTGGCCAATGAATCGACCAGGGGATCCAGTGATGGATCTTCAGACAGTGTGTCAATCCCTGCCTCCTCTGAGCTCATGAAATCTCGAAGAGAAAGGTGGTCTTTTGATAGTGAAACGTCGAGCTTCGGTTTGGAAAAAGTTACTAGATCCAGTGgacgaaattcaaaatttccttCTTTTGATCTTCAAACATGTGGTATTTGTGCTAGGCTTTTAACAGAGAGATCTGCGTGGGGGTGGAACAACCAAAAATTAATATCGACAAATGAACTAACTGTTGTATCTGTCTTAACCTGCGAACATGTTTACCATGCTGAATGCTTGGATTGTATGACTCCTGAAATCCACAAGTTTGATCCAATTTGCCCGGTGTGTACTCTTGGGGAGAAACAGACTTtgaagatttttgaaaatgCATTAAAAACCTCGTTGGAGTTGAAGGCTCAAAAACTTTCAAGAAAGTGTCTTGCTGGTAGTAGTCCAAAGCGAGATGTCATGCGTGCTTATAATAAAAGTAGTGGTGCAGAGGGAAGGTTTCTCAAGACAAGCTCAAGTACCAACATGAGAAGCTCGCTAGGAAAGTCTTTCTTCAGCCGTCACTTCTCATTTGGCTCAAAGGGTGGCATATCATTGTCTGAGAATGATTCCCCTAAGATAAAGGGTTCTTTCTGGTCAAGATCGAGCAAGAATTGA
- the LOC140885336 gene encoding uncharacterized protein translates to MADLRDEHGNPIELVDQNSKPVTLTDEYGNPMHLKGVVTSHPVPEPVTAGGGGGGGLEAPTDEPESPPPPMIQQQPPQHEEIKRSSGSSSSSSEDDGAGGRRKKKGLKEKIKEKLSVGKNKDEAAHSSSTAAATTTAESKASTTTPSSEYEKKGVFEKIKEKLPGGHHTH, encoded by the exons ATGGCGGATTTGAGAGATGAGCATGGGAATCCCATTGAGCTTGTGGATCAGAACAGTAAACCTGTTACGCTGACCGATGAATACGGGAACCCCATGCATTTGAAGGGCGTCGTCACCTCCCACCCCGTTCCCGAACCGGTGACCGccggtggtggtggtggtggtggtctCGAGGCTCCGACGGATGAGCCGGAGTCGCCGCCGCCGCCGATGATCCAGCAGCAGCCGCCGCAGCACGAGGAAATCAAGCGGTCCTCGGGTTCGAGCTCTAGCTCG tcGGAGGATGATGGAGCAGGTGGGAGGAGGAAGAAGAAAGGACTGAAGGAGAAAATAAAGGAGAAACTGAGCGTAGGGAAAAACAAGGATGAGGCCGCACACAGCAGCAGCACTGCAGCAGCCACCACCACGGCGGAGAGCAAGGCGTCCACCACCACGCCGTCGTCGGAGTACGAGAAAAAGGGCGTCTTCGAGAAGATCAAGGAGAAACTCCCCGGCGGCCATCACACTCATTaa
- the LOC140880355 gene encoding beta-galactosidase 3-like codes for MLSKKKGGNMEATSASPSFFLLCILLFSAARLSFGSVTYDRKALIINGQKRILFSGSIHYPRSTPDMWEGLIQKAKDGGLDAIDTYVFWDLHEPSPGIYNFEGRCDLVGFVKLVQRAGLYLNLRIGPYVCAEWKFGGFPVWLKYVPGISFRTDNGPFKMAMQRFTQKIVQMMKDERLFQSQGGPIILSQIENEYGFESKNFGAAGHAYMTWAAKMAVDLNTGVPWLMCKEDDAPDPVINTCNGLYCDYFSPNKPYKPTIWTEAWTGWFEDFGGPIHHRPVEDLAFAVARFIQKGGSFVNYYMYHGGTNFGRTAGGPFITTSYDYDAPIDEYGLPRQPKYDHLKELHKAIKLCEPALIASDPTITKLGNYEQAHVFSSKSGQCAAFLSNYHSETSVTVKFNNVQYDLPPWSISILPNCRSVVFNTAKVAARTSQAQMLPTNVKTLLWETFSEDTSTTNFDSKITVFGLLEQLNVTRDATDYLWYTTSINIGPTESFLHGGQKPILTVASAGHVLHVFINGQSSGSVYGSRGNWRVTFSSYVNLHAGMNTIVLLSVAVGLPNDGHHFETWSTGISGPVTIHGLDHGVWDLSQQKWSYKIGLKGEAMNLASPGQVSSIDWIQESLVANNQPLTWYKTYFNAPLGNEPLALDLSSMGKGQVWINGQSIGRYWTASATGTCNGCSYAGTYRQPKCQYGCGKPTQRWYHIPRSWLKPTQNLLVVFEEIGGDASRISLVQRSLTYV; via the exons ATGCTATCAAAGAAAAAAGGTGGGAACATGGAAGCTACCTCAGCTTCTCCGAGCTTTTTCTTGCTCTGTATACTTTTGTTTTCTGCTGCTCGTCTCTCGTTTGGCAGTGTCACCTACGACAGGAAGGCGCTTATCATCAATGGCCAGAAGAGAATTCTTTTTTCTGGTTCCATTCATTACCCAAGAAGCACCCCCGAT ATGTGGGAAGGGCTCATTCAGAAGGCTAAAGATGGAGGATTGGATGCAATAGACACCTATGTGTTTTGGGACCTCCATGAACCTTCACCTGGCATT TATAACTTTGAGGGAAGGTGTGATTTAGTTGGATTTGTGAAGTTGGTCCAGAGAGCAGGATTGTACCTAAATCTGCGTATTGGGCCTTATGTTTGTGCGGAGTGGAAATTTGG TGGGTTCCCAGTTTGGTTGAAGTATGTTCCAGGGATTAGCTTCAGAACTGACAATGGGCCTTTCAAG ATGGCAATGCAAAGGTTTACTCAAAAAATTGTCCAAATGATGAAGGATGAAAGATTGTTTCAGTCTCAAGGTGGCCCTATCATTCTCTCCCAG ATCGAAAACGAGTATGGTTTTGAGAGCAAGAATTTTGGTGCTGCTGGTCATGCATATATGACTTGGGCAGCTAAGATGGCTGTCGACTTGAACACCGGGGTTCCATGGCTTATGTGCAAGGAGGACGATGCCCCAGATCCGGTG ATAAACACATGCAATGGTTTATACTGCGATTATTTTTCCCCGAACAAACCGTACAAGCCCACAATATGGACCGAGGCTTGGACTGGCTG GTTTGAAGATTTTGGTGGGCCTATTCATCATCGTCCTGTAGAAGATTTGGCATTTGCAGTTGCTAGGTTCATTCAGAAAGGAGGCTCCTTTGTAAACTACTACATG TATCATGGAGGAACAAATTTTGGAAGAACTGCCGGAGGTCCTTTCATCACTACCAGCTATGACTATGATGCTCCAATTGATGAATATG GCTTACCTAGGCAGCCAAAATATGATCATTTAAAGGAGCTTCACAAGGCCATAAAGCTATGTGAGCCTGCCTTGATTGCTTCGGATCCTACCATTACTAAATTAGGAAACTATGAGCAG GCACATGTATTTTCTTCAAAATCCGGCCAGTGTGCTGCTTTTCTATCAAATTACCACTCGGAGACATCTGTAACGGTGAAATTCAATAACGTGCAATACGACCTACCACCTTGGTCAATCAGCATACTTCCCAATTGCAGAAGCGTTGTTTTTAACACTGCCAAG GTTGCAGCTCGAACTTCCCAAGCACAAATGTTGCCTACAAATGTTAAAACGCTCTTGTGGGAGACGTTCAGCGAAGACACGTCCACCACTAACTTTGATTCAAAAATCACCGTGTTTGGTCTCTTGGAGCAGTTAAATGTCACTAGAGATGCTACTGATTATTTATGGTACACAACCAg CATCAACATTGGTCCTACTGAATCTTTTCTACATGGAGGGCAGAAGCCGATTCTCACTGTGGCTTCTGCAGGCCATGTCTTGCATGTGTTTATTAATGGACAATCTTCAG GTTCAGTCTATGGATCTCGTGGAAACTGGAGAGTTACTTTCTCAAGCTATGTCAACTTGCACGCTGGAATGAACACGATTGTGTTGCTTAGTGTGGCAGTTGGATTACCA AACGACGGCCATCATTTTGAAACTTGGAGCACTGGAATCTCGGGACCAGTTACAATACATGGACTAGATCATGGAGTGTGGGATTTATCCCAACAAAAATGGTCATACAAG ATTGGGCTGAAAGGAGAAGCCATGAACTTAGCTTCACCAGGGCAAGTTTCATCCATTGATTGGATACAAGAATCCTTGGTCGCAAACAACCAGCCACTGACTTGGTATAAG ACTTATTTCAACGCACCATTAGGAAACGAGCCATTGGCATTGGACCTAAGTTCTATGGGCAAAGGTCAAGTGTGGATCAATGGACAGAGCATCGGAAGATATTGGACTGCTTCTGCTACAGGCACTTGCAACGGCTGCAGCTATGCAGGAACATATAGACAGCCTAAGTGCCAATACGGATGTGGAAAACCGACGCAAAGATG GTATCACATCCCTCGGTCATGGTTGAAGCCGACACAGAATTTGTTGGTTGTTTTCGAGGAAATTGGTGGGGATGCTTCCAGAATATCTCTTGTTCAAAGATCACTTACATATGTATAG
- the LOC140885095 gene encoding E3 ubiquitin-protein ligase RSL1-like — protein sequence MENSPTLADNPSPSDPANAQHHVEGMLRDHAGDSDQEFTCEICIEPTLVPDKRFENGDKCAHPFCTDCVIKYIRVKLEDDNAGRIKCPALNCDHTLDPLACATLVGPSLFTRWCDVLCEAAISGVDKCYCPYRNCNLVILDECGEDPRKSRCPNCKRWFCFRCKTGWHAGFRCEDMGEVRDANDLAFGGLVERMGWRRCPSCRHFVERLGGCKSVRCRCGMDFCYTCGQQCCPCRNGPFYDGESTIYAIVCLYYGIFAICLFILWLKL from the exons ATGGAAAACTCTCCTACACTTGCAGATAACCCGTCGCCTTCCGACCCGGCTAATGCTCAACACCATGTAGAAGGAATGCTACGTGATCACGCGGGTGATAGCGATCAAGAATTCACCTGTGAAATCTGCATCGAGCCAACTTTAGTTCCCGATAAAAGATTCGAGAACGGCGACAAATGCGCCCACCCCTTCTGCACCGACTGTGTGATCAAGTACATCCGCGTGAAGCTCGAGGATGACAATGCCGGACGCATCAAATGCCCGGCTCTGAACTGCGATCACACGCTGGACCCCCTCGCTTGCGCCACGCTCGTCGGCCCCTCCCTTTTCACGCGCTGGTGCGACGTGCTATGCGAAGCTGCGATTTCGGGTGTGGATAAATGCTACTGCCCGTATAGAAACTGCAACCTGGTGATCTTGGACGAGTGTGGCGAGGATCCGAGGAAGTCGAGGTGTCCGAATTGCAAGAGGTGGTTCTGTTTCAGGTGTAAAACGGGTTGGCACGCGGGGTTTCGGTGTGAAGACATGGGTGAAGTGAGGGATGCGAACGACCTGGCTTTCGGAGGGCTGGTGGAGCGGATGGGGTGGAGAAGGTGCCCTTCTTGTAGGCATTTCGTCGAACGGCTCGGAGGCTGTAAATCAGTGCGGTGCAG ATGCGGGATGGATTTCTGCTACACATGCGGACAACAATGTTGTCCTTGCAGGAATGGACCATTCTACGATGGTGAATCCACTATTTATGCGATTGTTTGTCTTTATTATGGAATTTTCGccatttgtttatttattttatggctGAAGCTGTAA